Proteins from a genomic interval of Sphingobacterium sp. SYP-B4668:
- a CDS encoding lysylphosphatidylglycerol synthase transmembrane domain-containing protein → MASKIYKVIFFILGIGTLGYMIYALGPDVIWENIQKTGWWFIPVLISWLIIYLMNAMALRDIIHEEGNPRTKLPFGKIFQLIVTGFSINYITPFVALGGEPYRIMELKPYVGSSKAGSSVLLYTMMHILSHLVFWVASVGLILWFVPASKIVVIACVTIILMAVLGVWWFSKVYRKGVTVSLMRSLRKLPFVGKKIAVFAESHHELLNDIDGQVRSLYVDRKRNFYTSLCWEFFARVVGCAEIYFIAHALGLPMTYVECLIVSSGSSLFANLIFFFPMQLGTREGGMAMAVASVGYAASVGVFIGIATRIRELVWIAIGLLMMSFAKRSKARKMVEVEV, encoded by the coding sequence ATGGCGAGTAAGATATATAAGGTTATCTTCTTTATTTTAGGTATAGGCACATTAGGATACATGATCTATGCACTAGGACCTGATGTTATTTGGGAGAATATCCAAAAGACAGGTTGGTGGTTTATACCTGTTTTGATCAGTTGGTTGATTATATATTTAATGAATGCGATGGCTTTGCGGGATATCATCCATGAGGAGGGTAATCCAAGGACGAAGTTGCCATTTGGGAAGATATTTCAACTTATCGTGACTGGTTTTTCAATTAATTATATTACTCCCTTTGTGGCACTTGGGGGAGAACCTTATCGTATCATGGAGCTCAAGCCTTATGTCGGTAGCTCCAAGGCAGGCTCCTCGGTCTTGCTGTATACAATGATGCATATTTTATCGCATTTGGTCTTTTGGGTGGCATCGGTTGGATTGATTCTTTGGTTTGTACCGGCGAGCAAGATTGTAGTAATCGCATGTGTGACGATTATTTTGATGGCTGTATTAGGTGTATGGTGGTTTTCTAAGGTGTATAGAAAAGGGGTGACGGTGAGTTTGATGAGATCATTGCGTAAACTGCCATTTGTAGGTAAGAAGATTGCTGTTTTTGCAGAAAGCCATCATGAATTGTTAAATGATATAGACGGACAGGTAAGGTCGTTGTATGTGGATCGTAAAAGAAATTTTTATACTTCCTTATGTTGGGAATTTTTTGCGCGTGTAGTGGGATGTGCCGAGATTTATTTCATAGCGCACGCTTTGGGCTTACCAATGACGTATGTGGAGTGTTTAATCGTGAGTTCGGGCTCGTCACTGTTTGCTAATCTTATTTTCTTTTTTCCGATGCAATTGGGGACGCGTGAGGGAGGTATGGCAATGGCTGTTGCTAGTGTTGGGTATGCGGCTTCAGTAGGCGTATTCATAGGTATTGCAACTCGTATACGTGAGTTGGTGTGGATTGCTATAGGTCTGTTGATGATGAGCTTTGCTAAACGAAGTAAAGCTCGGAAAATGGTGGAGGTGGAGGTCTGA